In the genome of Jeotgalibacillus haloalkalitolerans, one region contains:
- the aldA gene encoding aldehyde dehydrogenase translates to MNQHKLYINGQYTDSTSDEWIDIINPATEEVISRTPKGTEEDVNKAIDAAFEAQKQWEKVPSNERGQIVRKLGDKIKEKRETFIDLLIEEQGKPKDQASDEVDTAIDYFYYMSEWARRIEGEILPSDRPNENILIYKKPIGVVAGIVPWNFPVFILARKVATALIAGCSIVLKPSQQTPNTAAEFTKIVDGMDEIPKGVYNYVTGTGSTIGNVMASHPKVGIITMTGSVGAGTKVMEAAAQNITKVNLELGGKAPAIVTENADLDLAVKHIVTSRLTNSGQACTNAERVYVQESVAEAFTKKLTEAMEQSQAGNPNEESSLDLGPLVSKDRLDTVHEMVQKAVEEGAEILTGGKPLDREKGFFYAPTVLGNVKHEMSIIKEEIFGPVLPVVTYKTLDEAIEMSNDTEYGLSSSVYTENYHETMRVINGLKFGETFVNRENFEALQGYHAGVRKSGLGGADGKHGLDDFLVTHVAYMQYKTE, encoded by the coding sequence ATGAACCAGCATAAACTATACATTAACGGACAATACACAGATTCAACCAGTGATGAATGGATTGACATTATTAATCCAGCTACAGAAGAAGTGATTTCAAGAACGCCTAAAGGGACTGAGGAAGACGTCAATAAAGCCATTGATGCTGCCTTTGAAGCGCAGAAACAATGGGAAAAGGTTCCTTCAAATGAGCGGGGTCAGATTGTCAGAAAGCTTGGAGATAAAATCAAGGAAAAGCGTGAAACATTTATTGACCTACTGATCGAGGAACAGGGCAAACCAAAAGATCAGGCCAGCGATGAAGTGGATACAGCGATTGATTACTTCTATTACATGTCAGAATGGGCACGCAGAATAGAAGGAGAAATCCTGCCAAGTGACCGTCCGAATGAAAACATATTGATTTATAAAAAACCGATTGGTGTTGTAGCGGGGATCGTACCATGGAACTTCCCGGTATTTATTCTTGCGAGAAAAGTAGCAACTGCCCTGATTGCAGGCTGTTCAATCGTACTTAAACCTAGCCAGCAGACACCTAATACTGCTGCTGAGTTCACCAAAATCGTAGACGGCATGGATGAGATTCCAAAGGGTGTTTATAACTATGTAACCGGTACAGGCTCTACAATCGGGAATGTCATGGCGTCACATCCTAAAGTCGGCATTATTACAATGACAGGCAGTGTAGGGGCAGGTACAAAGGTAATGGAAGCTGCCGCACAGAATATCACTAAAGTGAATCTTGAACTTGGTGGTAAAGCGCCGGCAATCGTAACCGAAAATGCTGACCTTGATCTTGCCGTAAAACATATTGTGACTTCACGCCTGACAAACTCCGGCCAGGCCTGTACGAACGCAGAACGTGTATACGTACAGGAGTCAGTAGCTGAAGCATTTACGAAAAAGTTGACTGAAGCGATGGAGCAATCACAGGCCGGCAACCCGAACGAAGAGTCAAGCCTGGACCTCGGACCGCTTGTCAGTAAAGACCGTCTTGATACTGTCCATGAGATGGTGCAGAAAGCAGTTGAAGAAGGCGCTGAAATTCTTACAGGCGGAAAACCGCTTGACCGTGAAAAAGGGTTTTTCTATGCTCCGACTGTATTAGGAAATGTGAAGCATGAAATGTCGATCATTAAGGAAGAAATATTCGGTCCTGTCCTTCCTGTCGTGACATATAAAACGCTTGATGAAGCAATTGAAATGAGTAATGATACAGAATATGGACTTTCGTCTTCTGTGTATACAGAGAATTATCATGAAACAATGAGAGTCATTAATGGACTGAAGTTTGGTGAAACATTCGTAAATCGCGAAAACTTTGAGGCATTGCAGGGATACCATGCAGGTGTGCGTAAATCAGGACTTGGTGGTGCAGACGGAAAGCACGGTCTCGATGACTTCCTGGTTACACACGTTGCTTACATGCAGTACAAAACAGAATAA
- a CDS encoding lysine N(6)-hydroxylase/L-ornithine N(5)-oxygenase family protein has protein sequence MKIYDLIGIGLGPYNLGMAALIQEAGAFDALFFEKEAEFDWHPGMLIDGTDLQVAFLADLVTFANPKSRFTYLNYLHEHQRLYQFFSFKEFEMPRSEYNHYAKWTASLLENCLYERNVISLSDQTSHGYYEVRVLTGTGENETYYAKNISLGTGSKPFLPDAAQKVSGLTHSSDYLHKKEEYKQTDSIAVIGSGQSAAEIFLDLLESQPYHQYHLSWYTRSPGILQLESSKFGQEFFTPDFTDYFHDLPLQQREHALSMLDYVRNGIAPDTLNSIYRWMYHRSSGGRELAITIQPNAELINIKNDGEQLNCTFEHKLSNREFTRSFQRIIAATGYQPNLPSFFQQAFDHAEKENGHFVVSRNYHLLFNKDRHENVYLLTAIEKTHGAEATNMGMAVNRNIHIINKIAGRIIYKNPRNVTFQSFE, from the coding sequence ATGAAGATTTATGATTTAATCGGAATTGGTCTGGGTCCGTATAACCTTGGAATGGCTGCACTAATTCAGGAAGCCGGTGCTTTTGATGCGCTATTCTTTGAGAAAGAAGCTGAATTTGACTGGCACCCTGGAATGTTGATTGATGGCACTGATCTGCAGGTAGCTTTCCTAGCTGACCTAGTAACATTTGCCAATCCAAAAAGCCGCTTTACTTACCTGAATTACTTACATGAGCACCAGCGGCTCTATCAATTTTTTTCATTTAAGGAATTTGAAATGCCCCGCTCTGAATATAATCATTATGCAAAATGGACTGCATCCCTTTTGGAAAATTGCCTTTATGAACGCAATGTCATTTCTTTAAGCGATCAGACAAGCCATGGTTATTATGAAGTCAGAGTGTTGACTGGAACCGGTGAAAACGAGACTTATTATGCAAAAAATATTAGTCTGGGTACCGGTAGCAAACCTTTTTTACCCGATGCTGCACAAAAGGTTTCCGGACTCACTCATTCATCAGATTACCTTCACAAAAAGGAAGAATATAAGCAGACTGACTCAATCGCAGTGATTGGATCAGGTCAAAGTGCAGCTGAGATCTTTCTCGACCTGCTGGAATCACAGCCTTATCACCAATACCACCTTTCATGGTATACACGCTCACCCGGCATACTTCAGCTGGAGTCATCAAAGTTCGGGCAGGAATTTTTCACGCCCGATTTTACTGATTATTTCCATGACCTCCCCCTTCAGCAACGAGAGCATGCCTTATCGATGCTTGATTATGTCAGAAACGGAATCGCGCCGGACACACTTAATTCGATCTACAGATGGATGTATCACCGTTCATCAGGCGGCAGAGAACTGGCCATTACAATTCAGCCGAACGCTGAACTGATCAATATTAAAAATGACGGCGAACAACTCAACTGTACTTTTGAGCATAAGCTGTCAAACAGGGAATTCACCCGCTCATTCCAGAGGATCATTGCAGCTACCGGCTATCAGCCAAACCTGCCTTCATTTTTCCAACAGGCATTTGATCATGCTGAAAAAGAAAACGGGCACTTTGTCGTATCAAGGAATTACCATCTTCTGTTTAATAAAGATCGCCATGAAAATGTCTACCTGCTGACGGCAATCGAAAAAACCCATGGTGCAGAAGCAACGAATATGGGCATGGCTGTGAACAGAAATATTCATATCATCAATAAAATCGCAGGCCGTATAATCTACAAAAACCCAAGAAACGTTACATTTCAGTCATTTGAGTGA
- a CDS encoding sensor domain-containing phosphodiesterase: MNHSLFRIQQQRLFQLAKAKRISALELQSTVEQLCEAMSEMIQCERVSVWIFDQERPALTAVNIFNGSHSKGAVLHKEDFPAYFSLLQGTRVLSICDVSTDQRVEELYPHYFREAGNIKSMIDAPIVMANGVIGVICCETSKQIEWGKLDESLAGSFADLIAFLFDSIQQQELEQKLEHLAYYDPLTGLPNLNLFYKEAAHRMERLSPCVCYIEIDQLHQMIDALGYDSGDLIVKKIADRFSRLLKEGEFLAKADQAHFIFFTDRKNIEERIHQIQFLLTTPFKVNNFDVAASFSFGISQTGCSAKELLQTAQIALNKGKEKTSRNGLTYFTGEMKDSSRDHFEIEMNLRKGLELNQFILYYQPQINTSSGEITGFEALVRWNHPEIGLVAPDVFIPLAESTGFIVPLGEWIIEESIQKISELQRTGMKDAMISVNISPRQFIHENLPDMILRTLKLHEVSPDKLCLEITESVAMEENSLVIERLNLFSKKGIRLSIDDFGTGFSAFVYLQDYPVNEIKVDREFIRLLTKNKKSEALVKTIIDLAENLELSVIAEGVESFEQLTLLKSLGCDCFQGYLIGRPMPAEELDEWVREFSFDL; the protein is encoded by the coding sequence ATGAATCATTCCCTTTTTAGAATTCAGCAGCAGCGGCTTTTTCAGCTCGCTAAGGCAAAAAGAATATCAGCACTCGAACTTCAATCAACTGTTGAACAGCTCTGTGAAGCGATGTCTGAGATGATCCAATGTGAGCGGGTCAGTGTGTGGATTTTTGATCAGGAGAGACCTGCCTTAACAGCTGTGAATATTTTTAACGGCAGTCATTCAAAAGGGGCTGTGTTACATAAAGAGGATTTTCCAGCTTACTTCAGTCTGCTTCAAGGAACCAGGGTGCTGTCAATTTGTGATGTTTCAACTGATCAGAGAGTAGAAGAACTGTATCCTCATTATTTCAGGGAAGCCGGAAATATCAAATCAATGATTGATGCACCGATTGTGATGGCGAATGGTGTGATCGGTGTGATATGCTGCGAAACTTCAAAACAGATCGAGTGGGGCAAGCTGGACGAGTCATTGGCAGGAAGCTTTGCAGATCTGATCGCTTTTCTATTTGACAGTATCCAGCAGCAGGAACTTGAACAAAAACTCGAACATCTTGCTTATTATGATCCGCTAACAGGATTGCCTAACCTGAATCTGTTTTATAAAGAAGCAGCTCACAGGATGGAAAGGCTATCCCCCTGCGTTTGTTATATTGAAATCGATCAGCTTCATCAGATGATTGATGCACTGGGGTATGATTCAGGAGATCTCATCGTAAAAAAGATAGCTGACCGTTTTAGCCGGCTGTTAAAAGAGGGTGAATTCCTGGCTAAAGCGGATCAGGCCCATTTCATCTTTTTCACAGACCGTAAAAATATTGAAGAAAGAATTCATCAAATTCAATTTTTACTGACTACACCATTTAAAGTGAATAATTTTGATGTTGCCGCTTCATTCAGTTTTGGTATCAGTCAAACAGGATGTTCTGCAAAAGAACTGCTTCAGACAGCTCAGATTGCACTTAATAAGGGTAAAGAAAAAACCTCAAGAAACGGTCTGACTTACTTTACAGGTGAGATGAAGGATTCGAGCAGAGACCACTTTGAAATTGAAATGAACCTAAGAAAAGGGTTGGAGCTCAATCAGTTTATATTGTACTATCAGCCCCAAATTAACACGTCCAGCGGAGAAATTACCGGTTTTGAAGCGCTGGTCAGATGGAATCATCCCGAGATTGGACTCGTAGCGCCGGATGTTTTTATCCCGCTGGCTGAATCCACAGGGTTCATTGTGCCACTGGGAGAGTGGATTATAGAGGAATCAATCCAGAAGATCAGTGAACTCCAGCGTACAGGTATGAAGGATGCGATGATCTCAGTCAATATTTCACCAAGACAGTTCATTCATGAAAATCTGCCTGATATGATACTGAGAACACTGAAACTGCATGAAGTCTCACCGGATAAGCTGTGTCTTGAAATTACTGAATCAGTTGCAATGGAAGAAAATTCTCTTGTCATTGAGCGGTTAAATCTTTTTAGTAAAAAAGGGATCAGGCTCTCTATTGATGATTTTGGTACAGGGTTTTCAGCATTTGTCTATTTACAGGACTATCCTGTGAATGAAATTAAAGTGGACAGGGAATTTATCAGGCTGCTGACAAAGAATAAAAAGAGTGAGGCATTAGTGAAAACGATTATTGACCTTGCAGAAAATCTTGAGCTTTCTGTGATCGCTGAAGGGGTAGAATCTTTTGAACAGCTGACGCTACTCAAAAGCCTGGGGTGTGATTGTTTCCAGGGTTATCTGATAGGGAGACCGATGCCTGCTGAGGAGCTGGATGAGTGGGTTAGGGAGTTCAGTTTTGACTTGTGA
- the kynA gene encoding tryptophan 2,3-dioxygenase: protein MSDQNVYTDFKNEMTYADYLSLDQLLASQNRLSGHHDEMLFIIIHQVSELWMKLIIHEIQAACDSLKHNQFEPAFKQLARVSKIQEQIIKAWDVLATMTPSEYIEFRDSLGKASGFQSYQYRLIEFSLGYKIPHILKIYEQDQEIYDVLNQAYQEKGLYDIAIDKLYEAGFQIPEELLNRDFSKPYVKSEEVKAAWSAVYKDSQTYWTLYQLAEKLVDLEDWHQQWRFRHMKTVERIIGFKKGTGGSSGVNYLKSVLDSYFFPELWDLRTEL, encoded by the coding sequence ATGAGCGATCAAAATGTATATACAGACTTTAAAAATGAGATGACTTATGCAGATTATTTATCTCTTGATCAATTACTCGCTTCACAAAACCGGCTTTCCGGGCATCATGATGAAATGCTCTTTATCATTATCCATCAGGTCAGTGAGCTCTGGATGAAGCTGATTATCCATGAAATACAAGCAGCATGTGATTCGCTGAAGCATAACCAGTTTGAGCCGGCTTTCAAGCAGCTTGCACGCGTGTCAAAAATTCAGGAGCAGATCATTAAAGCCTGGGACGTGCTGGCTACCATGACGCCATCAGAATATATTGAGTTCCGGGACTCTCTTGGTAAAGCTTCAGGCTTTCAATCCTATCAGTACCGCTTAATTGAATTTTCACTTGGCTATAAAATTCCGCATATCCTGAAAATCTACGAACAGGATCAGGAGATTTATGATGTGCTTAATCAGGCTTATCAGGAAAAAGGACTTTATGATATCGCGATTGATAAGTTATATGAGGCAGGCTTTCAAATCCCTGAGGAATTACTGAATAGAGATTTCTCAAAGCCTTATGTAAAAAGTGAAGAAGTAAAAGCTGCATGGAGTGCGGTTTATAAAGATAGTCAGACATACTGGACTCTTTACCAGCTCGCTGAAAAATTAGTTGACCTTGAAGACTGGCATCAGCAGTGGCGTTTCCGTCATATGAAAACAGTTGAAAGGATTATCGGATTTAAGAAAGGAACGGGCGGTTCATCAGGAGTCAATTACTTAAAAAGTGTTCTGGATTCATACTTCTTCCCTGAGCTTTGGGATTTGAGAACTGAACTGTAA
- a CDS encoding ATP-binding protein, with the protein MDVLTKDLLVNFLLMILPLLFIQIVYFYSYRNRLQKKEGKFAAIFPAISILLCLSFPFTINEGFLWDLRAVPIVLGTLYGGYPMGIFLTAVALISRAILGGDGVLVSTITLCVIWIFYFIFMKQFQRSKIPGKICIGTFLVSFLVICNLTLSYLIFDVLMPLDVWITFTIINVVGLIVALILWEIIRTNFLILNDLIRAEKLSVVSHLAASISHEVRNPLTVSRGFIQMAVQDRDQDEQQRYYLNTALKEIDHATDIINDYLTFAKPASDQQDMIKMKEELNHSVNVIQPLANMNNVNILLKDQLPERALLLAEKKQFQQSLINIFKNGIEAMPDGGILTIEASQQQNGYVLIVKDQGYGMSDEEVNRLGEPYFSTKEKGTGLGLMVSYSIIRAIGGSVKVTSVKNHGTTFEIQLPVYKAP; encoded by the coding sequence ATGGATGTTTTAACAAAAGACCTGCTTGTAAATTTTTTATTAATGATTCTTCCCTTATTATTTATACAGATCGTTTATTTTTATTCTTACCGGAACCGTCTTCAGAAAAAAGAGGGAAAGTTTGCTGCGATTTTTCCTGCCATTTCCATTCTCTTATGCCTCTCCTTCCCATTTACCATCAATGAAGGATTTCTTTGGGACCTGAGAGCTGTGCCCATTGTGTTAGGGACATTATATGGCGGTTATCCAATGGGTATTTTCTTAACTGCAGTTGCACTCATCAGCAGAGCAATCCTCGGCGGTGATGGTGTACTTGTGTCAACCATAACCCTGTGTGTCATCTGGATTTTTTATTTTATTTTTATGAAGCAGTTTCAGCGCTCAAAGATTCCGGGGAAAATATGCATCGGTACCTTTCTCGTATCTTTTCTTGTAATTTGCAACCTGACATTATCTTATTTAATTTTTGATGTATTAATGCCTCTTGATGTCTGGATTACTTTTACAATTATTAATGTAGTTGGATTAATTGTTGCGTTGATTTTATGGGAAATCATCAGAACAAACTTTTTAATATTGAATGATTTAATCAGAGCGGAAAAATTATCAGTGGTGAGCCACCTGGCTGCGAGCATTTCTCACGAAGTAAGAAACCCGCTTACAGTCAGCAGAGGATTTATCCAGATGGCGGTGCAGGACCGTGATCAGGATGAGCAGCAGCGTTATTATTTAAATACCGCACTGAAAGAGATCGATCATGCGACTGATATCATTAACGATTACCTTACATTCGCAAAGCCTGCATCTGATCAACAGGATATGATTAAAATGAAGGAAGAACTGAATCATTCAGTCAACGTGATCCAGCCTCTTGCCAATATGAACAATGTAAATATCCTTCTCAAGGATCAGCTCCCGGAACGTGCACTGCTGCTGGCAGAGAAAAAGCAATTCCAGCAAAGCCTGATTAATATCTTTAAAAATGGAATTGAAGCAATGCCAGACGGCGGCATACTAACCATCGAAGCATCACAGCAACAGAATGGATATGTATTGATTGTAAAAGATCAGGGTTACGGAATGAGTGACGAAGAAGTTAACAGACTTGGCGAGCCCTACTTTTCAACAAAGGAAAAAGGAACAGGTTTAGGCCTGATGGTTTCATACAGTATTATCAGGGCAATCGGCGGCTCCGTAAAAGTAACAAGTGTAAAAAATCATGGGACAACCTTCGAAATACAGCTACCCGTCTATAAAGCACCGTAA
- a CDS encoding NAD(P)/FAD-dependent oxidoreductase translates to MKSYIVIGGGIAGASAAYYLSRQDCSVTLIDREDAGQATGAAAGIICPWLSQRRNKKWYFLVKEGAAYYPELIEMLKEDGETDTGYKKTGGIALHKEEAKRDKMIERALKKKEEAPEIGEITALTPSEVKEQFPYLTEMFYGVNVSGAARVDGRKLRASLVRGLKKNGGRLVTGDAALTIERNRATGARVNGEKLQADLVILAAGAWAPEVLASAGIDVDVSYQKAQIVHLGVEEDTDRLPVVLPPGDQYLLAFDDGRIVAGTTHENDRPMDDKVTAGGVADILSKTLNIAAGLHHAELIETRVGYRPFTQGFLPVAGAFRQIEQLLFINGLGSSGLTSGPFIGKEVAKMAIGEESMIDPDDYPVENIIKER, encoded by the coding sequence ATGAAAAGTTATATTGTGATTGGCGGCGGCATTGCAGGTGCGTCAGCTGCCTACTATTTATCCAGGCAAGATTGTTCAGTTACATTAATTGATCGTGAGGATGCCGGCCAGGCAACAGGTGCTGCAGCAGGTATTATTTGTCCCTGGCTGTCACAGAGAAGAAATAAAAAATGGTACTTTCTTGTGAAGGAGGGGGCAGCATATTATCCTGAGTTAATTGAAATGCTGAAAGAAGATGGTGAAACTGATACAGGCTATAAAAAAACCGGCGGGATTGCCCTTCACAAAGAAGAAGCAAAAAGAGATAAAATGATCGAACGTGCATTGAAGAAGAAAGAAGAGGCCCCTGAAATCGGTGAAATTACTGCTTTAACCCCTTCAGAAGTAAAAGAACAATTTCCTTATCTGACCGAAATGTTTTATGGGGTCAATGTTTCCGGTGCTGCAAGAGTTGACGGCAGGAAGCTGAGAGCATCACTTGTAAGAGGATTGAAAAAAAATGGTGGCAGACTTGTCACAGGAGATGCAGCACTTACGATTGAGCGTAACCGGGCGACCGGTGCCCGGGTCAATGGTGAGAAGCTGCAAGCTGACCTGGTCATTCTCGCTGCAGGCGCCTGGGCACCGGAGGTTTTAGCATCAGCTGGTATTGATGTGGATGTATCCTATCAGAAAGCGCAAATTGTTCATCTGGGTGTTGAAGAAGATACAGACAGGCTTCCTGTTGTATTGCCGCCTGGAGATCAGTATTTACTTGCATTTGATGATGGACGGATTGTAGCAGGTACAACACATGAAAATGACCGGCCAATGGATGATAAAGTTACAGCAGGGGGTGTAGCTGACATTTTGAGTAAGACTTTAAACATCGCTGCAGGTCTGCATCACGCTGAGTTAATTGAGACAAGGGTTGGTTATAGACCGTTCACACAAGGTTTTTTGCCTGTTGCAGGGGCTTTCCGTCAAATAGAGCAGCTTCTATTTATTAATGGGCTGGGCTCTTCAGGACTGACTTCAGGACCGTTTATCGGGAAGGAAGTAGCAAAAATGGCGATCGGTGAGGAGTCGATGATTGACCCGGATGACTATCCGGTTGAAAATATCATAAAAGAGCGCTGA
- a CDS encoding TRAP transporter permease produces MEHKDEEQFGEKEQKDLLAKYDPDARTKQYEGLLNWVVFIGLIAFSVFQIYAAITQSIPRQTLLSIHLGFALTLVFLLFPVTKKKVGHNKLTWYDSILALLSIWVGAYYPLNEDRIVNTIGSISPMDFWTGLIAILLVLEATRRAVGLPIMIIAVTFMAYAYFGPQMPGFLRHRGLDLEALVNTMFISSEGIFGTPLYVSATFIFLFLLFGAFLVKTGIGQYFNDLAVAFAGKAIGGPAKVAIFSSAMQGTISGSSVANVVTSGSFTIPMMKRLGYRKEFAGGVEAAASTGGQLMPPIMGAAAFLMVEFIGGVTYWEIAKAATIPALLYFAGIWIITHFEAKRIGLTGLPDSEIPKKSEVLKKIYLLTPIFAVIFLLLDGNSIIRAALYSIVITILVSMIRKDTRINIRKFFDGLADGARTALSVAVATACAGIIVGVVTRTGLGLKLANGLVELSGGILLLTLFFTMFAAIILGMGSPTTANYVITATIAAPALILLDVPPLAAHLFVFYFGIVADITPPVALAAFAAAGVSGGEPIRTGVNAAKLAIGAFIIPYMFVLSPQLLLIDTNAGEITLSVITALAGMTAIGAAVIGYWYRPVHPVERILALAAGIMLIYPEGITDLLGAGLFVALLIIQFVWKRKGKDNLQTAKA; encoded by the coding sequence ATGGAGCACAAAGATGAAGAGCAGTTTGGTGAAAAAGAGCAGAAGGACCTGCTTGCGAAGTACGATCCGGATGCAAGAACCAAGCAATATGAAGGCCTTTTAAACTGGGTTGTCTTTATCGGGCTGATTGCTTTTTCGGTTTTTCAGATCTACGCAGCAATTACACAGTCTATTCCGAGACAAACGCTATTATCTATTCACTTAGGTTTTGCACTTACTTTAGTATTTCTTCTTTTCCCTGTTACAAAAAAGAAGGTTGGACACAACAAACTCACTTGGTACGACAGCATCCTGGCGCTGTTATCTATCTGGGTAGGTGCATATTACCCATTAAATGAAGACCGGATTGTCAATACGATCGGTTCGATTTCACCAATGGACTTCTGGACAGGTCTGATTGCCATCCTGTTGGTCCTTGAAGCGACAAGACGTGCAGTAGGTCTTCCAATTATGATCATTGCTGTAACCTTTATGGCGTATGCTTATTTTGGTCCTCAAATGCCAGGTTTCCTGAGACACAGAGGATTAGACCTTGAAGCACTTGTTAATACAATGTTCATTTCTTCAGAAGGTATATTCGGAACACCGTTATACGTATCTGCAACATTTATTTTCTTATTCCTGTTATTCGGGGCATTCCTCGTTAAAACAGGAATTGGGCAGTACTTTAATGACCTTGCTGTTGCATTTGCAGGGAAAGCGATCGGCGGACCTGCAAAAGTCGCTATTTTCTCAAGTGCGATGCAGGGAACAATCAGCGGTAGTTCAGTTGCAAACGTAGTAACTTCCGGTTCATTTACAATTCCAATGATGAAAAGGCTTGGCTACCGTAAAGAGTTTGCCGGCGGGGTAGAGGCGGCAGCTTCTACCGGTGGACAGCTCATGCCGCCGATCATGGGGGCTGCAGCGTTCCTGATGGTTGAATTTATCGGTGGGGTTACTTACTGGGAAATTGCCAAAGCAGCTACAATTCCTGCTTTACTGTACTTCGCAGGGATCTGGATCATTACACACTTTGAAGCAAAAAGAATCGGTCTGACCGGTTTGCCTGACTCAGAAATTCCAAAAAAGTCAGAAGTACTTAAAAAGATTTACTTACTTACACCAATCTTTGCTGTTATTTTCTTACTGCTCGATGGTAATTCAATTATCAGAGCAGCGCTTTATTCAATTGTCATCACAATTCTAGTCAGCATGATCCGAAAGGATACTAGAATCAACATCAGAAAGTTTTTCGATGGTCTTGCAGATGGTGCAAGAACGGCATTATCAGTTGCTGTAGCAACCGCTTGTGCCGGTATCATTGTAGGGGTTGTAACACGTACGGGACTTGGTCTTAAGCTTGCAAACGGGCTTGTAGAACTATCCGGCGGTATTTTGTTACTGACATTATTCTTCACAATGTTTGCGGCGATCATCCTTGGTATGGGATCACCAACAACTGCAAACTATGTTATTACAGCTACGATTGCAGCACCGGCTCTGATTTTGCTTGACGTGCCGCCGCTTGCAGCTCACCTGTTTGTATTCTATTTTGGTATTGTAGCTGATATTACACCACCTGTTGCGCTCGCAGCGTTCGCCGCCGCAGGGGTATCGGGCGGGGAACCGATACGAACCGGAGTGAATGCCGCCAAGCTTGCCATTGGTGCATTTATCATCCCGTACATGTTTGTACTTTCTCCTCAGCTCTTACTGATTGATACGAATGCAGGGGAGATCACACTTTCAGTCATCACTGCACTTGCTGGTATGACAGCGATTGGTGCTGCTGTAATCGGATACTGGTATCGACCGGTTCATCCGGTTGAAAGAATTCTTGCGCTGGCAGCAGGAATTATGCTGATCTATCCGGAAGGAATTACAGATTTACTGGGTGCTGGACTATTTGTTGCACTTCTGATCATCCAGTTCGTCTGGAAGAGAAAAGGGAAGGACAACCTCCAAACCGCTAAAGCATAA
- a CDS encoding DUF1850 domain-containing protein — translation MQKKKMIPVLIIVIAGVFFAAVFLPVRQAITFHHQQSGELISYIPVSDQKDFHLSYTHSIHKSEVIDFYEITKENEIRQVALEYEDMAIGMPSNAMYEGEEFVEKDGKYRIEHMNRLFPSINLHTSQVVVSHVFHYHDKDYALDDYIEPGTFITISIKKLTLAELLRGVGMDD, via the coding sequence ATGCAGAAGAAAAAAATGATTCCGGTCTTGATCATTGTCATAGCAGGAGTATTTTTTGCTGCTGTATTTCTGCCAGTCAGACAGGCAATCACATTTCACCATCAGCAGTCAGGAGAACTGATCAGTTATATCCCCGTATCAGACCAGAAAGATTTTCATTTAAGCTATACACATTCAATTCACAAATCAGAAGTAATTGATTTTTATGAGATTACAAAAGAAAACGAGATCAGACAAGTGGCACTGGAGTATGAGGATATGGCGATTGGTATGCCATCAAATGCAATGTACGAAGGTGAAGAATTTGTTGAAAAGGATGGGAAATACAGGATTGAACATATGAATCGTCTGTTTCCATCTATTAATCTGCATACAAGTCAGGTCGTAGTCAGTCATGTATTTCACTACCATGACAAGGATTATGCCCTGGATGACTATATTGAACCTGGAACATTTATTACAATATCTATTAAAAAATTGACATTAGCAGAGTTATTGAGAGGAGTTGGGATGGATGACTGA